The DNA sequence ACGCAGGCGATGGTCGGGGCTCCCTCGGAATGACATCCACATGGATCTCGTTCAATCGGACCCGGCGGACACCTGGGCGAGGATCTCGTCCAGCCGCTCCGGAGCCAGGCCGGCACCCTCGGCACGCGCCCGCTCGGCCGCCGGCTCACCCAGCGCCTGGGCTGCCGCGGCCTCGATGCGGTCGAGGTCGGGGCCGCGCGGCGAGGGGGGCCGGCCCGCGAGGTCGCGCAGCGCCCGCGACGCGGCGGCGAGGCGCAGCGCGAGGGCGTGCTCGGCAGCGTCCGAGGCCAGCGCGGCCAGCCCCGCCAGGCAGTCGGGGACGTAGAAGCCGATGCCGTGCGGCACGGCGATCCGCAGCGCGCGCAGGTACGCCTCGCGCGCCCCGCTCCGGTCGCCGGCGAGGCGCAGGACGTCTCCCTGGACGCGCAGCGAGAGCACGAGCCAGACGTGCGTGCCGGTGCTCTCGTGCAGCTCGACGGATTCGCGCGCCAGCTCGGCGGCGCGCGCCGGCTCGCCGGTCAGCGCGAGCGCCTCGGCCAGGCCGGCGAGCGCCAGCCCGAAGGTGGAGCCCTGCATGACCTCGCGGCCGAGGACGGCGGCTTCCTCGAGCGGCGGCACCGCATCCGCCGGCCGGCCTCGCTCCAGCGCCGCCTCGGCCAGGCAGAAGCACGCGTAGCCGAGGAGCTGCTTGTCGCCGAGCGCGCGCAGCGTGCGCTCCGCGTCCCGCGTGAGCGCCTCCGCGCGGTCCAGCTCCCCGGCGCGGATCAGGGCCAAACTCAGGTTGAGCGAGCCGTAGGCGATGCTGCGGCCCTCGTTCAGCTCGCGCCTGAGCTCCAGCGCCCGCCCGTACAGCTGCAGGGCGCGGCCCACGTCTCCGCCCTGCAGGGCGGCGGCCCCCAGGTTCGTCAGCGAGAGCGCGATCCCGCGCGTGTCGCCGCGCCGCTCGTGGAGCGCCAGGGCCTCCTCCGTCAGCGTCCGCACGCGCTCCAGGTCGCCCGTGTAGAACGCCACCCACCCCATGTGGTTGAGCGTCTCGGCCACGCCGCGCGCGTCGCCCGCGGCGCGGTGGTGCGCGAGCACTTCTTCAAGCAGGGTGGTCCCCTCGCCCAGGTCCCCCTGCTCGTAAGCCAGGATGGCCGCGCCCGAGAGCACGCGCGCGCGGAGCGGCTCGTCCGCCGCCGCGTGGGGGAGCGCGAGCACCGCGCGGAGCCGCCGCCGCCCTTCCGTGTGGAAGCCGCGGATGAGCCAGAAGCGGCAGAGGGCCGCGCCCAGGCGGAGCGCGCGCGCCGCGTCGCCGGCGCGGACGGCCCAGTCCAGCGCCGCGCGCAGGTCGTCGTGCTCGCGCTCCAGGCGGGGGAGCCAGAGCGGCTGGCCGGCGCCCGCCAGCTCGGGGGCGGCCCGCTCCGCCAGGGCGGTCGTCACGTCGGCGTGGGCCGCGCGCGTGGACGCCTCCTCGCCCGCGGCGGCCAGGCGCTCCAGCGCGAACTCGCGCACCGTCTCCAGCATCCGGAAGCGCGGCTCGTCGTCCTCTCCCGGCTCCTCCTGCCGCAGCAGGCTCTTGTCGACCAGCGCGGACACGGCCTCCAGCGCGGGCAGCACCGGCCCGCCGGCCGCGGAAGAGACCGCCTCCGCCGCCTCCAGCGAGAAGCCGCCGGCGAACACCGCCAGGCGCCGGAAGGTGGCCTGCTCGCCCGCGTCGAGGAGGTCGTAGCTCCAGCCGATCGCCTGCCTGAGCGTGCGGTGCCGGTCCGGCAGGTCGCGCGGCCCGCCGCTCAGCAGCTCCAGCCGGCGGTCCAGCCGCGCCAGCAGCGCGCGCGGCGAGAAGAGCTTGACGCGCGCGGCGGCGAGCTCGATCGCCAGCGGGAGGCCGTCCAGGCGATGGCAGATCTCCGCCACGGCGACCGTGCTCTCGTCGTCCAGGCCGAACCCGGGCTTCACGGCGGCGGCGCGCTCGGCGAAGAGCTGCACGGACGGATAGGCGCGCAGCAGGGCGGCGTTTCCCCCCGCCGCGGCGCCGGGCGTCGGCAGCGGCGCCACCGGGTACTCGCGCTCCATCGACAGCCGCAGCGCGAAGCGGCTGGTCACCAGCGCCTTCACGCCCGGGCACGACGCCACCAGCCGTGCCACCCCCGTGGCGGCGCCCAGCACGTGCTCGAAGTTGTCCAGCACCAGCAGGAGCCGCCGCTCGCGCAGCTGCTCGACCACGGCGTCGAGCGGCTCCTGCCCGGCGCGCGGCGAGACCGCCAGCGTCTGGGCGACCGCCGCGAAGACCAGGGGCGGCTCGGCGATCGGGGCCAGGGCGACGAACGCGACGCCGCCCGGGAAGTGGGGGATGCAGCGCGCCGCCGCCTCGATCGCCAGCGACGTCTTGCCGGTCCCGCCCGTGCCGGTGAGGGTGAGCAGGCGCACGTCGTCGCGCCGGAGCAGCCCGCTGACCGCCGCCAGCTCTTCGTCGCGCCCGATCAGCGGCAGCGCGCGC is a window from the Longimicrobium sp. genome containing:
- a CDS encoding tetratricopeptide repeat protein → MQPEPGAAGPRGTVTFLFTDMEGSTRLLQQIGAAYPAVLEEQRRLAMGACERHGGRLVDTAGDGLFVAFERARDALAAAIEAQRALLSHPWPDGAAVRVRMGLHTGEPVASGSGYTGLDVHRAARIMSAAHGGQVVLSEATRQLAAGDLPGVELVDLGEHALKDLPRPERLYQVRAEGLPAAFPPLRTAGAPGVSLPGRALPLIGRDEELAAVSGLLRRDDVRLLTLTGTGGTGKTSLAIEAAARCIPHFPGGVAFVALAPIAEPPLVFAAVAQTLAVSPRAGQEPLDAVVEQLRERRLLLVLDNFEHVLGAATGVARLVASCPGVKALVTSRFALRLSMEREYPVAPLPTPGAAAGGNAALLRAYPSVQLFAERAAAVKPGFGLDDESTVAVAEICHRLDGLPLAIELAAARVKLFSPRALLARLDRRLELLSGGPRDLPDRHRTLRQAIGWSYDLLDAGEQATFRRLAVFAGGFSLEAAEAVSSAAGGPVLPALEAVSALVDKSLLRQEEPGEDDEPRFRMLETVREFALERLAAAGEEASTRAAHADVTTALAERAAPELAGAGQPLWLPRLEREHDDLRAALDWAVRAGDAARALRLGAALCRFWLIRGFHTEGRRRLRAVLALPHAAADEPLRARVLSGAAILAYEQGDLGEGTTLLEEVLAHHRAAGDARGVAETLNHMGWVAFYTGDLERVRTLTEEALALHERRGDTRGIALSLTNLGAAALQGGDVGRALQLYGRALELRRELNEGRSIAYGSLNLSLALIRAGELDRAEALTRDAERTLRALGDKQLLGYACFCLAEAALERGRPADAVPPLEEAAVLGREVMQGSTFGLALAGLAEALALTGEPARAAELARESVELHESTGTHVWLVLSLRVQGDVLRLAGDRSGAREAYLRALRIAVPHGIGFYVPDCLAGLAALASDAAEHALALRLAAASRALRDLAGRPPSPRGPDLDRIEAAAAQALGEPAAERARAEGAGLAPERLDEILAQVSAGSD